From the Megalopta genalis isolate 19385.01 chromosome 13, iyMegGena1_principal, whole genome shotgun sequence genome, one window contains:
- the mRpL48 gene encoding mitochondrial ribosomal protein L48 isoform X1: protein MALNIFKQVSMCYRHRLMNKAVRFYGIYEPPYIMVKHSGPPLYPVLNVQIRGYVYPLLESYQSFIDKLATELDVDINDSFAFPHRDFKIEKYKKQSSIVESEYNLKLFERDIIISNLTSTKLPIFIRILEAALPIGVSLEIMPYDPVLEEKRMIPDKELFDLKTELNEIKKSK, encoded by the exons ATGGCGTTGAATATTTTTAAACAG GTTTCTATGTGCTATCGTCATCGGCTGATGAACAAAGCTGTGAGGTTTTATGGTATATATGAACCTCCTTATATAATG GTAAAACATTCAGGACCACCTCTATATCCTGTACTGAATGTACAAATTAGAGGATATGTGTATCCTTTGCTGGAGAGTTATCAATCTTTCATTGATAAACTTGCAACTGAATTGGATGTAGACATTAATGAcag TTTTGCTTTCCCACATCGAGattttaaaatagaaaaatacaaaaaacaAAGTTCAATAGTTGAATCAGAATATAATCTTAAACTTTTTGAAAgggatataataatatcaaattTAACTTCTACGAAATTACctatttttattagaatattagaaGCAGCTCTACCTATTGGAGTTTCTTTAGAAATAATGCCATACGATCCTGTCTTAGAAGAGAAACGTATGATACCAGATAAAGAACTGTTCGATTTGAAAACTgaattaaacgaaataaaaaaatctaaataG
- the mRpL48 gene encoding mitochondrial ribosomal protein L48 isoform X2: MVKHSGPPLYPVLNVQIRGYVYPLLESYQSFIDKLATELDVDINDSFAFPHRDFKIEKYKKQSSIVESEYNLKLFERDIIISNLTSTKLPIFIRILEAALPIGVSLEIMPYDPVLEEKRMIPDKELFDLKTELNEIKKSK; this comes from the exons ATG GTAAAACATTCAGGACCACCTCTATATCCTGTACTGAATGTACAAATTAGAGGATATGTGTATCCTTTGCTGGAGAGTTATCAATCTTTCATTGATAAACTTGCAACTGAATTGGATGTAGACATTAATGAcag TTTTGCTTTCCCACATCGAGattttaaaatagaaaaatacaaaaaacaAAGTTCAATAGTTGAATCAGAATATAATCTTAAACTTTTTGAAAgggatataataatatcaaattTAACTTCTACGAAATTACctatttttattagaatattagaaGCAGCTCTACCTATTGGAGTTTCTTTAGAAATAATGCCATACGATCCTGTCTTAGAAGAGAAACGTATGATACCAGATAAAGAACTGTTCGATTTGAAAACTgaattaaacgaaataaaaaaatctaaataG
- the frtz gene encoding WD repeat-containing and planar cell polarity effector protein fritz isoform X2: MFTLLGEVNLWSFDDNINIKSTDFGAFRYHDKRVDGIHEEGKRSYSQKRGMIYVPTNKKGNKLKDSIKYLEDQLKDNSIIYCQWYDDCVLQLMLNNALLIQIQVNVATSDIYKITFDKYLVGKLSEYISDVLITKSYVLCTYNDNQVSLVHFTRSKKHVFDKISKLEPKLSTIDLFGPNGRRLDKKVQTNKCNDLILIWWKSTMNEVYPWSPAVKEHDRANIHLYRLVGLKLELICYIRSEFDPLCIIFDACHDNIIHSVEQKVSRKGEVTIEWRTYEISQQDKLQRIAVTSVPLPTHTSCIKFSPNQELLLLCCIDGSVVVYDQNRATTTSVKAGFIPTLASWHSNGIIFIIGNDKGQFQHFDISLSSIKSQTLNEDVTPANILDLSSYFRTQPALLRMEWNKKNDINCYINWHNHGNSLLLLIFQRGPIGVIKLLDGDSLSGDVLVKRYLSLYQVEQATSLLLSMNWDTHPRACMHTLNQILNHLFKLPLTSERENLIQNALGSFHIPVKPISQAIEEEYGDEIRDLTRRFFYHLLRYQMFEKAFRLAIDLNDHDLFMDIHFYALVVNDMEMAAAAKENAERILTRSNSCNSSHSTCSRASCSLCSDSTSDKGEKSYSDESENSSKENQTDVKHSKSYSYKKDSKSQIPPLPILDAHNLKKSLLPTSFPDIPSSENPDCNLVSTSFNMPNTTISSSFNHSSHLSLLNTFFARTSFNKPLYKTHSAHPTQTSTVTSTNNSQSFDISDDLMTTSFGSVSISEQKTTLLNRHTENSIEIAQNKSVLDEMQYSLDSMSDSAMSTQLTQDNSFMSTPFNNPIYETVALDVPPNLLKSSLDSIDSNIMSTSFSTLGTNIPHTYDTSFCNLVTSEPDTTISSSSLKNMKSSVTTNDFTSKTLSDSIIVNKLNTSFHNNHSNLMSTSFNFLDNDLQDSHGNIVSKSINNDDSHKTIKIQPSHTEKKLGDINIPPPPPSLTTSYTNYFHNLPKRNLPLSRSTSGLADIDEPIKTFSPIRTRNISSHLLQKQNSTTNILQTHHKHGTIKPSKYRLNYDLDYISFHGSCDNIHSSSNNMKLGTSKYASAYNIQNRFDNRHSKLILPQNSTNINVNKESKISSNIPPLPIISTPTSSSISCSPFSTFPDATLTTNEKPKVKFSDTVTHIFVPDTGQSHKQKRSTITQVHLTDPKRELAESLPLCLEEDISDKTKEPAKPEEGSKIKVVHFGLL, encoded by the exons ATGTTTACATTATTGGGTGAAGTCAATTTATGGAGTTTTGatgacaatattaatataaaaagtaCAGACTTTGGTGCATTTAG GTATCATGATAAACGTGTTGATGGTATACACGAAGAAGGAAAACGATCATATAGTCAAAAGCGTGGTATGATATATGTACCAACAAATAAAAAGGGAAATAAATTGAAAGattcaattaaatatttagag GATCAATTGAAAGACAATTCGATTATATATTGTCAGTGGTACGATGATTGTGTTTTACAGTTAATGTTAAATAATGCGCTGTTGATACAAATACAAGTTAATGTTGCTACCagtgatatatataaaataactttTGACAAATATCTTGTTGGAAAACTTTCTGAGTACATATCAGATG TGTTAATTACTAAAAGTTATGTACTTTGTACCTACAATGATAATCAAGTAAGCCTTGTACATTTTACAAGATCGaaaaaacatgtatttgataaaattagtaAACTTGAACCAAAATTATCCACCATTGATCTGTTTGGTCCAAATGGTCGCAGGTTGGATAAAAAAGTGCAGACTAATAAATGTAATGATTTG ATATTAATATGGTGGAAATCCACAATGAATGAAGTTTATCCATGGAGTCCGGCTGTGAAAGAACATGATCGTGCAAATATACATCTTTATCGTTTAGTAGG attAAAATTAGAATTAATTTGTTACATACGTAGTGAGTTTGATCctttatgtataatatttgaTGCATGTCATGATAATATTATTCATTCTGTAGAACAGAAAGTATCAAgaaag GGTGAGGTGACTATAGAATGGAGGACATATGAAATTTCGCAACAAGATAAATTGCAAAGAATAGCAGTAACATCAGTACCTTTACCTACACATACAAGCTGCATAAAATTCTCACCTAATCAGGAATTACTACTTTTATGTTGCATAGATGGTTCTGTAGTAGTTTATGATCAAAACAGAGCAACAACTACCAGTGTAAAAGCAGGCTTT ATACCAACATTAGCATCATGGCATAGTAATGGAATAATATTTATCATTGGAAATGATAAAGGTCAATTCCAACATTTTGATATTTCTTTATCTAGTATTAAAAGTCAAACACTAAATGAAGATGTAACACCAGCCAATATTTTAGACTTGTCATCATATTTTAG AACTCAACCAGCATTATTACGTATGGAgtggaataaaaaaaatgatataaattgtTACATTAATTGGCATAATCATGGGAATTCTCTTCTACTGCTAATTTTTCAACG AGGCCCTATAGGTGTAATAAAACTACTGGATGGAGATTCTTTATCCGGTGATGTATTAGTTAAAAGATATCTGTCTTTGTATCAAGTTGAGCAAGCAACTTCTTTATTGTTATCTATGAATTGGGATACTCATCCTCGGGCATGTATGCATACTCTAAATCAGATCTTAAATCACTTATTTAAACTTCCATTGACATCAGAACGTGAAA ATCTTATACAAAATGCTTTGGGCAGTTTTCACATTCCAGTTAAACCAATTAGTCAAGCTATTGAAGAAGAGTATGGAGATGAAATAAGAGATCTGACAAGAagatttttttatcatttgttacg GTATCAAATGTTTGAAAAGGCCTTTAGGCTCGCTATAGATCTAAATGATCATGATCTTTTTATGGATATACATTTTTATGCATTAGTTGTAAATGATATGGAAATGGCTGCTGCAGCCAAAGAAAATGCGGAACGCATATTGACTAGATCGAACAGTTGCAATAGTTCAC ATTCTACTTGCTCCAGAGCATCTTGTTCACTGTGTTCTGATTCGACGAGCGATAAAGGAGAGAAATCTTACAGTGATGAAAGTGAAAATTCCTCTAAAGAAAATCAGACTGATGTAAAGCATTCTAAGAGTTATAGCTATAAGAAGGATTCCAAGAGTCAAATTCCACCTTTACCAATTCTCGATGCTCACAATCTTAAAAAAAGTCTGTTACCTACATCATTTCCTGATATTCCATCTAGTGAAAACCCTGATTGTAATTTAGTGTCGACATCTTTCAATATGCCAAACACTACCATTTCATCTTCTTTCAATCATTCGTCTCACCTTTCACTTCTAAACACATTTTTTGCAAGAACATCATTTAACAAACCTCTATATAAAACGCATTCAGCACATCCTACACAAACATCTACAGTAACTTCTACTAACAATTCACAATCGTTTGATATTTCTGATGATCTAATGACAACTTCATTTGGAAGTGTGTCTATCAGTGAACAGAAAACTACATTGCTTAATCGACATACTGAAAATTCAATAGAAATTGCACAGAATAAATCTGTTCTTGATGAAATGCAGTATTCACTTGATAGTATGTCTGATAGCGCAATGTCAACACAGTTGACACAAGACAACAGCTTCATGTCAACTCCTTTTAACAATCCAATTTATGAAACAGTTGCATTAGATGTTCCACCAAACTTATTAAAATCTTCATTAGACAGTATTGATAGCAATATCATGTCAACATCTTTTAGCACACTTGGTACAAATATTCCACATACATATGACACTTCCTTTTGTAATTTGGTAACTAGTGAACCTGATACTACCATATCTTCATCTTCTCTAAAGAATATGAAATCATCAGTCACAACTAATGACTTCACATCGAAGACACTTTCTGATTCTATTATAGTAAATAAGTTAAACACAAGTTTTCATAATAATCATAGTAATCTCATGTCAACCTCTTTTAATTTTCTAGACAATGATTTACAAGATTCTCATGGCAACATTGTTAGTAAAAGTATTAACAATGATGACAGCCACAAAACTATAAAAATACAACCGTCTCATACAGAAAAGAAATTAGGAGACATCAATATCCCACCACCACCGCCTTCTTTAACAACTTCATATACTAATTACTTTCATAATCTTCCAAAAAGAAATCTTCCTCTGTCCAGAAGCACATCTGGCTTAGCAGATATTGATGAACCTATTAAAACGTTTTCACCTATCAGAACAAGAAATATCTCATCGCATTTACTCCAGAAACAAAATTCTACAACTAACATTTTACAAACTCATCATAAGCATGGTACCATTAAGCCTTCTAAATATAGACTCAATTATGATCTCGATTACATTTCATTTCATGGAAGTTGTGATAATATACATTCCTCTTCTAATAATATGAAGCTTGGCACGTCAAAATATGCTTCTGCTTACAATATTCAAAATAGATTCGATAATAGACATTCTAAATTAATATTGCCACAGAATAGTACAAACATTAATGTTAATAAAGAATCTAAGATATCATCGAACATACCTCCACTGCCTATTATATCAACTCCTACATCTAGTTCTATATCCTGTTCCCCATTTTCTACTTTCCCAGATGCAACATTAACAACCAATGAAAAACCAAAGGTCAAGTTTTCAGATACAGTAACCCACATATTTGTACCAGACACC GGTCAATCGCACAAACAAAAGCGATCTACAATTACTCAAGTACACCTAACTGATCCAAAACGTGAATTAGCAGAAAGTCTTCCACTGTGCCTTG AAGAGGATATTAGTGACAAAACAAAAGAACCTGCAAAACCAGAAGAGGGTTCTAAAATAAAAGTTGTACACTTTGGACTTTTATAA
- the frtz gene encoding WD repeat-containing and planar cell polarity effector protein fritz isoform X1, whose protein sequence is MFTLLGEVNLWSFDDNINIKSTDFGAFRYHDKRVDGIHEEGKRSYSQKRGMIYVPTNKKGNKLKDSIKYLEDQLKDNSIIYCQWYDDCVLQLMLNNALLIQIQVNVATSDIYKITFDKYLVGKLSEYISDVLITKSYVLCTYNDNQVSLVHFTRSKKHVFDKISKLEPKLSTIDLFGPNGRRLDKKVQTNKCNDLILIWWKSTMNEVYPWSPAVKEHDRANIHLYRLVGLKLELICYIRSEFDPLCIIFDACHDNIIHSVEQKVSRKGEVTIEWRTYEISQQDKLQRIAVTSVPLPTHTSCIKFSPNQELLLLCCIDGSVVVYDQNRATTTSVKAGFIPTLASWHSNGIIFIIGNDKGQFQHFDISLSSIKSQTLNEDVTPANILDLSSYFRTQPALLRMEWNKKNDINCYINWHNHGNSLLLLIFQRGPIGVIKLLDGDSLSGDVLVKRYLSLYQVEQATSLLLSMNWDTHPRACMHTLNQILNHLFKLPLTSERENLIQNALGSFHIPVKPISQAIEEEYGDEIRDLTRRFFYHLLRYQMFEKAFRLAIDLNDHDLFMDIHFYALVVNDMEMAAAAKENAERILTRSNSCNSSHSTCSRASCSLCSDSTSDKGEKSYSDESENSSKENQTDVKHSKSYSYKKDSKSQIPPLPILDAHNLKKSLLPTSFPDIPSSENPDCNLVSTSFNMPNTTISSSFNHSSHLSLLNTFFARTSFNKPLYKTHSAHPTQTSTVTSTNNSQSFDISDDLMTTSFGSVSISEQKTTLLNRHTENSIEIAQNKSVLDEMQYSLDSMSDSAMSTQLTQDNSFMSTPFNNPIYETVALDVPPNLLKSSLDSIDSNIMSTSFSTLGTNIPHTYDTSFCNLVTSEPDTTISSSSLKNMKSSVTTNDFTSKTLSDSIIVNKLNTSFHNNHSNLMSTSFNFLDNDLQDSHGNIVSKSINNDDSHKTIKIQPSHTEKKLGDINIPPPPPSLTTSYTNYFHNLPKRNLPLSRSTSGLADIDEPIKTFSPIRTRNISSHLLQKQNSTTNILQTHHKHGTIKPSKYRLNYDLDYISFHGSCDNIHSSSNNMKLGTSKYASAYNIQNRFDNRHSKLILPQNSTNINVNKESKISSNIPPLPIISTPTSSSISCSPFSTFPDATLTTNEKPKVKFSDTVTHIFVPDTGQSHKQKRSTITQVHLTDPKRELAESLPLCLGNEDYLKDFQPLSKEDISDKTKEPAKPEEGSKIKVVHFGLL, encoded by the exons ATGTTTACATTATTGGGTGAAGTCAATTTATGGAGTTTTGatgacaatattaatataaaaagtaCAGACTTTGGTGCATTTAG GTATCATGATAAACGTGTTGATGGTATACACGAAGAAGGAAAACGATCATATAGTCAAAAGCGTGGTATGATATATGTACCAACAAATAAAAAGGGAAATAAATTGAAAGattcaattaaatatttagag GATCAATTGAAAGACAATTCGATTATATATTGTCAGTGGTACGATGATTGTGTTTTACAGTTAATGTTAAATAATGCGCTGTTGATACAAATACAAGTTAATGTTGCTACCagtgatatatataaaataactttTGACAAATATCTTGTTGGAAAACTTTCTGAGTACATATCAGATG TGTTAATTACTAAAAGTTATGTACTTTGTACCTACAATGATAATCAAGTAAGCCTTGTACATTTTACAAGATCGaaaaaacatgtatttgataaaattagtaAACTTGAACCAAAATTATCCACCATTGATCTGTTTGGTCCAAATGGTCGCAGGTTGGATAAAAAAGTGCAGACTAATAAATGTAATGATTTG ATATTAATATGGTGGAAATCCACAATGAATGAAGTTTATCCATGGAGTCCGGCTGTGAAAGAACATGATCGTGCAAATATACATCTTTATCGTTTAGTAGG attAAAATTAGAATTAATTTGTTACATACGTAGTGAGTTTGATCctttatgtataatatttgaTGCATGTCATGATAATATTATTCATTCTGTAGAACAGAAAGTATCAAgaaag GGTGAGGTGACTATAGAATGGAGGACATATGAAATTTCGCAACAAGATAAATTGCAAAGAATAGCAGTAACATCAGTACCTTTACCTACACATACAAGCTGCATAAAATTCTCACCTAATCAGGAATTACTACTTTTATGTTGCATAGATGGTTCTGTAGTAGTTTATGATCAAAACAGAGCAACAACTACCAGTGTAAAAGCAGGCTTT ATACCAACATTAGCATCATGGCATAGTAATGGAATAATATTTATCATTGGAAATGATAAAGGTCAATTCCAACATTTTGATATTTCTTTATCTAGTATTAAAAGTCAAACACTAAATGAAGATGTAACACCAGCCAATATTTTAGACTTGTCATCATATTTTAG AACTCAACCAGCATTATTACGTATGGAgtggaataaaaaaaatgatataaattgtTACATTAATTGGCATAATCATGGGAATTCTCTTCTACTGCTAATTTTTCAACG AGGCCCTATAGGTGTAATAAAACTACTGGATGGAGATTCTTTATCCGGTGATGTATTAGTTAAAAGATATCTGTCTTTGTATCAAGTTGAGCAAGCAACTTCTTTATTGTTATCTATGAATTGGGATACTCATCCTCGGGCATGTATGCATACTCTAAATCAGATCTTAAATCACTTATTTAAACTTCCATTGACATCAGAACGTGAAA ATCTTATACAAAATGCTTTGGGCAGTTTTCACATTCCAGTTAAACCAATTAGTCAAGCTATTGAAGAAGAGTATGGAGATGAAATAAGAGATCTGACAAGAagatttttttatcatttgttacg GTATCAAATGTTTGAAAAGGCCTTTAGGCTCGCTATAGATCTAAATGATCATGATCTTTTTATGGATATACATTTTTATGCATTAGTTGTAAATGATATGGAAATGGCTGCTGCAGCCAAAGAAAATGCGGAACGCATATTGACTAGATCGAACAGTTGCAATAGTTCAC ATTCTACTTGCTCCAGAGCATCTTGTTCACTGTGTTCTGATTCGACGAGCGATAAAGGAGAGAAATCTTACAGTGATGAAAGTGAAAATTCCTCTAAAGAAAATCAGACTGATGTAAAGCATTCTAAGAGTTATAGCTATAAGAAGGATTCCAAGAGTCAAATTCCACCTTTACCAATTCTCGATGCTCACAATCTTAAAAAAAGTCTGTTACCTACATCATTTCCTGATATTCCATCTAGTGAAAACCCTGATTGTAATTTAGTGTCGACATCTTTCAATATGCCAAACACTACCATTTCATCTTCTTTCAATCATTCGTCTCACCTTTCACTTCTAAACACATTTTTTGCAAGAACATCATTTAACAAACCTCTATATAAAACGCATTCAGCACATCCTACACAAACATCTACAGTAACTTCTACTAACAATTCACAATCGTTTGATATTTCTGATGATCTAATGACAACTTCATTTGGAAGTGTGTCTATCAGTGAACAGAAAACTACATTGCTTAATCGACATACTGAAAATTCAATAGAAATTGCACAGAATAAATCTGTTCTTGATGAAATGCAGTATTCACTTGATAGTATGTCTGATAGCGCAATGTCAACACAGTTGACACAAGACAACAGCTTCATGTCAACTCCTTTTAACAATCCAATTTATGAAACAGTTGCATTAGATGTTCCACCAAACTTATTAAAATCTTCATTAGACAGTATTGATAGCAATATCATGTCAACATCTTTTAGCACACTTGGTACAAATATTCCACATACATATGACACTTCCTTTTGTAATTTGGTAACTAGTGAACCTGATACTACCATATCTTCATCTTCTCTAAAGAATATGAAATCATCAGTCACAACTAATGACTTCACATCGAAGACACTTTCTGATTCTATTATAGTAAATAAGTTAAACACAAGTTTTCATAATAATCATAGTAATCTCATGTCAACCTCTTTTAATTTTCTAGACAATGATTTACAAGATTCTCATGGCAACATTGTTAGTAAAAGTATTAACAATGATGACAGCCACAAAACTATAAAAATACAACCGTCTCATACAGAAAAGAAATTAGGAGACATCAATATCCCACCACCACCGCCTTCTTTAACAACTTCATATACTAATTACTTTCATAATCTTCCAAAAAGAAATCTTCCTCTGTCCAGAAGCACATCTGGCTTAGCAGATATTGATGAACCTATTAAAACGTTTTCACCTATCAGAACAAGAAATATCTCATCGCATTTACTCCAGAAACAAAATTCTACAACTAACATTTTACAAACTCATCATAAGCATGGTACCATTAAGCCTTCTAAATATAGACTCAATTATGATCTCGATTACATTTCATTTCATGGAAGTTGTGATAATATACATTCCTCTTCTAATAATATGAAGCTTGGCACGTCAAAATATGCTTCTGCTTACAATATTCAAAATAGATTCGATAATAGACATTCTAAATTAATATTGCCACAGAATAGTACAAACATTAATGTTAATAAAGAATCTAAGATATCATCGAACATACCTCCACTGCCTATTATATCAACTCCTACATCTAGTTCTATATCCTGTTCCCCATTTTCTACTTTCCCAGATGCAACATTAACAACCAATGAAAAACCAAAGGTCAAGTTTTCAGATACAGTAACCCACATATTTGTACCAGACACC GGTCAATCGCACAAACAAAAGCGATCTACAATTACTCAAGTACACCTAACTGATCCAAAACGTGAATTAGCAGAAAGTCTTCCACTGTGCCTTGGTAATGAAGATTATTTAAAAGACTTTCAACCATTGTCAA AAGAGGATATTAGTGACAAAACAAAAGAACCTGCAAAACCAGAAGAGGGTTCTAAAATAAAAGTTGTACACTTTGGACTTTTATAA